One segment of Ipomoea triloba cultivar NCNSP0323 chromosome 12, ASM357664v1 DNA contains the following:
- the LOC116000396 gene encoding probable WRKY transcription factor 49, with amino-acid sequence MAAHTEFMYPESMMDAEELIQELLDDESPLFLAPQETIMESSGFAGVSNYSLLNSLIYGHANQPLHDARSCMLERGLMVSRDHHESKYTLRIKTNCGNAMADDGYKWRKYGQKSIKNSPNPRSYYKCTNPKCGAKKQVERCSDDPDTLIITYEGLHLHFAYPFFTLDNEPNKTIDLVPTKKQKKTIAEELVESQEQEQTNHVVYENPGREDTNNPTPIDEWDSQGLLEDVVPLVIRRPSTICNATTSYSSSSSFLSPPTSPSSLSCSTNNCFLSDFDA; translated from the exons ATGGCTGCTCATACTGAGTTTATGTATCCAGAAAGTATGATGGATGCTGAAGAGCTAATACAGGAGCTTCTTGACGACGAATCGCCGTTGTTCTTGGCTCCTCAAGAGACAATAATGGAGTCCAGTGGTTTTGCAGGTGTTTCAAATTACTCACTCCTTAACAGCTTGATTTATGGCCATGCAAACCAACCCCTGCATGATGCCAG AAGTTGTATGTTGGAAAGAGGTTTGATGGTGAGTAGGGATCATCATGAGAGTAAatatactttgagaatcaaGACTAATTGTGGCAATGCAATGGCTGATGATGGTTATAAGTGGAGGAAGTATGGCCAGAAATCTATCAAAAACAGCCCAAATCCCAG GAGCTATTACAAGTGCACAAACCCCAAGTGTGGAGCCAAAAAACAAGTGGAGAGATGCAGTGATGATCCAGACACCCTAATAATCACATACGAAGGACTTCATCTCCATTTTGCATATCCCTTTTTCACGTTGGATAATGAACCCAACAAGACCATTGACTTAGTACCcacaaagaaacaaaagaagaCCATTGCAGAAGAACTAGTGGAGTCCCAGGAACAGGAGCAGACAAACCATGTAGTGTACGAGAATCCAGGTAGGGAGGACACAAATAATCCGACCCCAATTGATGAATGGGATTCACAAGGGTTGCTTGAAGATGTGGTTCCTTTAGTTATTCGGAGACCATCAACTATTTGTAATGCCACGACGTCGtattcttcctcttcctcttttCTTTCTCCTCCTACTTCACCCTCGTCACTCTCATGCTCCACTAATAACTGTTTTCTTTCAGATTTTGATGCTTAA